In one Antennarius striatus isolate MH-2024 chromosome 15, ASM4005453v1, whole genome shotgun sequence genomic region, the following are encoded:
- the stoml2 gene encoding stomatin-like protein 2, mitochondrial has product MLRTLCRSGGALLQQTQRTVPRLWVGPGRQRWASSLPMNTVVLFVPQQEAWVVERMGRFHRILDPGLNFLIPVLDRIRYVQSLKEIVIDVPEQSAVSLDNVTLQIDGVLYLRILDPFKASYGVEDPEYAVTQLAQTTMRSELGKLTLDKVFRERESLNANIVHSINQASDDWGIRCLRYEIKDIHVPPRVKESMQMQVEAERRKRATVLESEGTRESAINVAEGRKQAQILASEGEKEEQINKAAGEAQAVMAKAEAKSKAIRLLSAALMEQNGNAAASLTVAEQYVAAFSKLAKESNTVLLPTNTGDMSGMVSQAMAIYGTLAKATPKSSPEAVEENSVEHADESATEENRH; this is encoded by the exons ATGCTACGGACGCTGTGTCGTTCCGGTGGTGCTCTCCTGCAG CAAACCCAGAGGACCGTGCCGAGGTTGTGGGTCGGTCCAGGTCGGCAACGATGGGCATCCAGTCTGCCCATGAACACTGTGGTCTTGTTTGTGCCCCAACAGGAAGCCTGGGTGGTTGAGAGAATGGGACGTTTTCATCGAATCTTAGATCCG GGTTTAAACTTCCTCATACCTGTGCTGGATAGAATTCGTTATGTGCAAAGTCTCAAGGAGATTGTCATTGATGTCCCAGAGCAGTCTGCAGTATCTCTAG ATAATGTCACTCTACAGATTGATGGCGTGCTTTACTTAAGGATCCTTGACCCCTTTAAG GCCAGTTATGGTGTTGAAGATCCAGAATATGCTGTTACACAGTTGGCACAGACCACCATGCGCTCAGAATTGGGCAAACTCACACTGGACAAAGTCTTCAGA gaAAGGGAGTCCCTCAATGCCAACATTGTTCACTCCATTAACCAGGCGTCTGACGACTGGGGAATTCGTTGCCTTCGCTATGAAATCAAGGATATACATGTTCCACCTCGTGTTAAAGAATCCATGCAGATGCAG GTGGAGGCTGAACGTAGAAAGAGAGCAACCGTACTGGAGTCTGAGGGGACAAGGGAATCGGCCATTAACGTCGCAGAGGGTCGTAAACAAGCACAGATTCTGGCATCGGAGGGTGAAAAAGAAGAGCAGATCAATAAAGCGGCTG GTGAGGCACAGGCAGTTATGGCCAAAGCAGAGGCAAAATCAAAAGCCATCCGTCTTTTGTCAGCAGCTCTGATGGAGCAG AATGGAAATGCAGCAGCATCATTAACAGTGGCTGAACAGTACGTGGCTGCTTTCTCCAAACTCGCAAAAGAGTCTAACACAGTTCTTCTTCCCACCAATACCGGCGACATGAGCGGAATGGTCTCTCAG GCTATGGCCATTTACGGAACATTGGCAAAGGCAACCCCAAAGTCATCACCAGAAGCAGTGGAAGAGAACAGCGTCGAACATGCAGATGAATCAGCGACTGAAGAAAACAGACATTAG